The sequence TAGAAAATGATTCTAACATTAAGCTTTCTACATAaagaatttcaatttttaaatgtataaaCAGGATGGTTTGTTTCTTTAAGAATCATTCAAGATGAAGATCATTTGAACAGGCCAAGTTTGTTGAGTGCGCTACTCCAGAAAGTGCATAGCCTTTTAATTCTTCATTGATTATGCACAGAGTAGCCATGATTACAGCTGCAATGGTTACAATTTAACAGGTGTCTTAAAAAGAACATCTACTGACTTAATTCCATAAGCACTTTTTGCAATTCTACAGCATGCTTCTATAAGAGTAAACCCTCCCATggcaaaaggaaaaacaaaaaacTCCCAAAAAATTAACTTAGAAACCTCAAGATCATTATTTTCAACATTGACTTACATCATTTGATACACACATTGACCAAATCCAAGCACAGGACATCTGCGGCTGCTAGAAGCAGGAATCTCCAGCAAGTATGGGCAGAATTAGCCCTGAGCAACTTTACAGAGAAACCCACCAGCTTAAAATTCATTGGGGAGTTTTAATTAATTTCTATGTTATCCACATGGTGAAGGGGGGAAAATTACAGTTTAAAAACAAGCATTCATTACCAGGACTCTGTGCTTGGTTAGTTTAGTTCCAACACATTTTAAATGCAGTATTTGTGCAACAAAAGGTCCATGACACAGGACAAGACCAAAAAGAAAGTAGCTCTGGGACTAATTTACAGTCTTTGACAAACCAGGACAATGCTGGTCTAGGACTCCCTTgtttagcaaaaaaaaatttaTACCAGCAAATTCCTTAGCTAAAAACACAACTTAAAATTGAGATGCGTGTTAAAATAGAGCTTTCAACACTTAACTGACAGCAAACCTTCAAGGTTCTAAAATTTTAAACTACTGAGAAAATTAGCTGTTTATTCATGATTACCAAGATCCTTTTATAGTTACATTTTGTGGGATGATAGTGTTTTCTcaagacagaaacaaaataatGGTCCCAAAAGGAATGCGCAATCTCATTTTTATACCACAATCTTCCATTTAAAGATGCCTAACATTGTGCTCTTCATTATAGCAAAGGTTAAAAGTACATTTTGCCCTTTGAAGTTGGGGGTGTCCAAGTCAGTATCAGTGGATCGGATATGCAATGTCATTGAATGTGGAATGGTCTTCCAGTCACCATGGAGTCCATTTGCAATCTGCAAAGGAGTGAAGAAAGTTCAGTTTGATGAGTATTGATACCAATGCGCCTGGTTTAGACAGAACTGGAAATAAAACCTCTAAACAAGCATCTGTCCATATGTAACATGTGCACTTGAGACTATGTTGATAGGTCAACCCCACTCTGGTCCCCGAATGTTATGATTTGATTCCTGCTTTAAAAATTGCATACAGGTCATTCTTCTATAATGAACGTTGCGTTTATGTGAATTTGCTGTTTatacaattgatgaattgggggcagagtttctaaagtgcaatttttctatcaATTACGGTTGCATAAGGCAGCAACCATCATTTTATAAAAGAACACTCTGTATTGTTAATGCACAATGTTATTCCTTGATTGGGTAATACCTTATTTTTACATTCAGAACACTTGGAATAacccaaaaaaaaatcaggatgtAAATAAACCCATTTGATCCATTAGGTAATTCTTCCAAATATGGACTATTTAATTTTCATGGGACAATTGTCAAGAAGAAGAATTCCACTGGGTTTTGCTGAATGACCTGTAAAGGTTAAATAGCAGGAAAAAGACTCATGTTTGCGAAGAGGGGCCTGGAAAGCAAAATTTTCTCTTCaaaaaaatgaaaagtttaatCATTTAGCAAAATCTGAGAATGAGTTCTATAAAATGACAACTAAAATATGGAGGCTATTTGTAACAAATATCTGAAGATTCTCCTCAGTATCACTAATTAATTGCTCAACTATTTACTTGCAGCAGAATTCTCTTCAAGAATAAAAGGGATAAAAAATTGTAGAATACTTAGAATGATTGCTAAGTCAGTGTAGAATCAAACATCGACAGACATTGGAAACAATATTAATTTGCTTTAAACAAAGACTTTGTTTGCAACCAAATTGGTTTCTCACTTTGAGGTTTTGATTTGGCTCTACTGCATGAAACAAGCTCTCATAACACACGTTAGCTTTGATATAGTTGCAGACCAAAGCTGCTGAACAAACCTAAGGTTTAGTTCCAAATCTTCAAAAAGCTATCCCACGATCCTGTTGCAACTGCCATGCCATCATCAGTAACACCCAGGCAGCTCACACGGTTATCATGGCCAGCCAGAACACCTGAAAGAGAAGGGCAAAAGTTTCACAGGACAGAAAAACAACTCAGCTGGATTTCAGTGGATCTTCAGCTGTAACACTGAAGATTATCCTTCTCTATCTACCAATTTGGATTTAGGATTAATAATGAAATATCAGGCAGATTAGATTCAAAATCTTCTTGATGCTTAATACTATTTTAAAGAATTGGACAACAtgtttgaagggcttatgctcgaaacgtcgaattctctattcctgagatgctgcctggcctgctgtgctttgaccagcaacacattttcaacatgttTGCTGCCATTATTAAAATTATAAATACAATTAGCTAATTTTTACGACTGTTTGCAATACTAGCAATGTTAAATGCTTAAGGCAAAGAATTCTGAGCAGTAagatgaattgaatttatttataTGAAATCTATTTTTCACAGAATTCATAGTCTAAAGAAAAAATAGCCAGAGTGAAATGTGTAAAGTACCAGCACGGTCAGCTTTCAGAGTATCCCAGACATTGCAGTTGAAATCATCATAGCCAGCTAGCAGGAGACGACCACTCTTCGAGAATGCTACAGATGTAATGCCACAAATGATGTTATCATGGGAATATACCATCAACTCCTGGTCAGCACGCACATCAAACAGCCTGCAGGTGGCATCATCTGAGCCAGTGGCAAATGCATTGCCATTAGGgaagaactgaaacaaaaaaaagagcaTACATTAAGCAGGAACATAGATAGAATTTCAAAATAACATTTACACAATGCTGTTGTCATAAAATGTTAAGATAGTATAGATAATTATAAAGCAAAACATAATGCTGACTCACACGAGTCATTAGGGCAGACAACCAAAACCTTGGTCAAAATGTAGGTTTTAAATGAGCATTTTATAAGAGAGAATTGGATGAGCATTAGGAGGGAATTCTGGAGCCAAGGATCCAAGCAGCTAAAGGAGCAGCTAAAGATGGAGCGTGATTAAAACTAGCAATGTAAGGGCCAGTTAGCTTCTTGAATAACTTAAGTTTATgaagagcggtgctggaaaagcacagctgatcggTTGGgatcagaggaggaggaggagagttgacattttgagcataagctctatCAGGAATTCGGATGACAATAGTCTGAAGTCTGACAGAATAGTCAAATCGGGAGGCTGAAAATTCATGTTTCAGACATTCAGCAGCTGGGTTGAGGCAGTAAGAGAGAGATAATGATAGAGACAGAAATAATTGCAATACCATGGATACGTGGCTAAAAGTTTATCTTGGGGGTCAAGTACATGATTGAGGTTGTGAACAGTCTGGTTCAATCTCAATTGAATGGGGTGCAGGCAAAAGAGATCACAACTGTAACTGTCCAAATTCaattgtttcagacttccaataTTTAATTGAAGGGAATTTCTGCTCAGAGGGAGAAAAGGCAAACTTCAAAAAAATCTAATCGAAATACTCTACCTAGCTGAAAGATACCCATACTGCACTTTTCTAGGCTCCTTCCACATGTCCCCCAAAGTGCTTTAACACCACCATTTACTGGTGTCAGAGTTAACAGATTAATTTTAAATTAGGCGGGCTTTAACTGGCATCTGATCCTAAACTGTTGAATAATAAAAATGCTTAATTAGTTCAACCTGCTGTGACATTCAGTGCTTTGGCCCTGGGGCTAGATCGCCGCAGATGGCCTATTATTTCATATATTATGTTAAAACCAGTGGGAAACAATATTATActttcccaaactttgaacaataTTATACTTTCTCTAATTTCACTCAGCAATGCTGAAATAAAATCACCCCTTCTATCTTCAAAAGAGGAAGATGAAAATGAGCATCTGGGTTAACCAACTTTAACCCTGAATGTGAAACAGAAAATTAGAAGTAAATTTGCAAAGAGATTTCCTCCAACTCTCTAAACCCATAAAAATGTATGTAGCTCAACAGAATATTTTCTCTGACATCATTAAACTTTAAAATAACAGGGTCAACATTCtatgaggcacaagtcaggagcgcCATCTAACACAAAACATTAATTGGCATTTCATTGTGCAAATGTTGCACACAGCAGCCAATCATGCAGCGCCTTCAGCAGGACCTTCCAACTGTGGAAGGTTTActtcctagaaggacaagggcagatgcatggaaatattaccaagtttccttccaaactccacacaatccttacttggaaatatactacTGTACTTTCTTGGTGctcagtcaaaattctggaacttctttcataacagcactgtgggtatccCAACACCCCAAAGACTGAAGTGATTTGTAATTTCAAGGGTCACCACAGAGAAGCAAAAATGTTGGACATCTATATCACATGAACGAGCAAGTACTGACCTTTCCTTTGTATTGTATCAATTTTACTGGTAATCTGGAAAATCCTGTTATTTTAGGTTGCAAATAATTTCTCAAACCTTGTTTGTGTGCCATCTATTACTTGGATATAGACATTAATGAAATAGAATGCAAATGATCACAAATACATTTTATTATACCAGAGAAAGCTCAAACCACATTTTCTTGATTCAGAGTAACAATTAAAACAGTATCATCCCACTCTTAAAGCTGCATAACCAAAAGCTAAAACTTACACAAATGGCATTGATATCAGACTCATGTCCAGTGAAAGTCTGTCGGCACATGCCATCTCGAATGTCCCAAAGTTTGCCAGAGGCATCACATGCACCAGAGACAAAAAGTCTTGTATCAGGACCAAGAGAAAGGCTCATGACATCACCAGTGTGGCCGGTGAATGTAGTTGTTTGCTGCCCAGTTTCAATGTCCCAAAGAGCACTAATGACAGAAAATGCATATAGTTTAGACGCTAATACAAATTTCACAATAAATGCACTGTACATAAGACAGCATAATATTTGCTATTTACTTTCATTTAGTTCCAATGACAAGCCCCTCTAATCTACCACCCAAATCGATGAGTCAAACAAATTATGAAGCAGCTCCCTTCTACTGCAATCTTGAAACATTTACAATTGATCTCAGTCTGATGTCAGCTCACCTGTGATTTTACCTGTTGAGCTCTGTCTAATTTGCAACCAGGTCCTTATTTTACATTGAATCAATTTCTCTCGAATTTGGTAaattctgacaacattctgatttCCTTCTCCCAGATTATAATTTAATCTGGTGACACCTTTCCCACTACAATTCACAAGGATACAACCTTGCTGACCTTTTCAAAATAGACAAGATGCACTGGCATTGAAAAGACTTATTCAATACACTGCAAACTGGTCTTCAGCATCTTGAATACATGAACACGAAGTAATCTTCAACAGTAATTTTTAGAAAACTGAATTGGTTTAACCAGTTTGGCAGCATCAGCGATCTGATTTCAACACTTACCAAGTGGTGTCTCCTGAACTGGTTACAATTTGATTATCATCCAGAAAGCGGCAACAGGACAGATAACCTGTCATCAAGAATAATTAAGACAGAATCCATTAAAATTGCATACATACAAGGGAACAAAATCTCTACTCTATATTAATAACTTGCCTCCTATAGTTTAGTCTGCCAAACCATAAAATCTTAATTTTAATTAATTCCCATCTTGAGAAGCCACCAGCCGCTTGCTGCAGTGAGACACTATGAACATCACAAATCCTTCCATAAATTGCCCACAATGGCATTATTTACAGCACAGATTAGACACTTGGCAAGTCAGCCTATCTCGTACAACTGTCAGTCAAGTCTAATCCTGCATTCCGCTGTGTCTACATAGCTCCTGCAGAATTTACAACTGACTGTCCCCTCTCAACATGGGGTCCAGGAAATGTTAATATCATATTAACATGGGGGTGGAGACCAGCTAACTTGGTAGAAATCAAGAACTGAACATGAAGCTTTGCCAATATGACTAAGGTCCTTCACGCGGCAAAGAACCATGTTCTTTGTCTTAATATCAATATATGACATTAAGCATGGATTTTATTTTCCTCATTTTTACAATGTGTATTTACTGCAGGTTCAGTCTTCATGTGagaaaacattttcaaacagaCACTTAGGTGAGTGGTACAAGGATCAGAATGCAGGTTTCAACTCAAATCTAGTTTTCATAATGGACACTTGGAATATATCATTGAGAGATCAAAATTATAGTTGTTATTTGGTAGATCAGAGTCACAGTTTCTGTCTCAGTTAGCTACAAACATCCTGAAGAACATGGGTGCTGGGAGCTTAAAAGCTATTCCCAAAGTGAGATTGGAAATCAGTTTCTAGACACAATGGTAGCAGATGTCACAGTGAAAATTTACCTCACCAATTAATAAGATTTCTTCAGATGAGAATGCTGTCCATATGTTAGATAATGCCACTGGCAGAACTCAGATCTGGCATGTGGGGAGAAAACAGTTGACATTTTGCATCCAGTGATTTTCAGAGTCAGATGGCTTGAgtcatcagacttgaaacattaaccctgctttctccccacagatgttgctagacctgctgagtttcaccaatctgttttcttttcagatctccagcctccacaattctttgttttatgacAGCATCTCTGAAGGTGAATCTTTCAAAAACTATGGCAGGAAGTATGACATTGTCATGAACTCTATCTAGCTTTTACAGTGGAAATTTGAACATATCATTGCTCTTCTAAATACTGAAGTGTTTACCTAAATATTGAGCGGATCTGCTAACATTATAATGACACATCCCCTAGgcaaagatatttctcctcattcaAGTATAAAATTCTGGCCCCCTTATTTTAAGGCACAAAGTCTACAATGCCTTCGTCAATGATATTCCACGGCAGTGTCATTTAGAAAGGTGACCATGCAGTCAGTTTAAATGTGTCACAGCTATTTTGAAGCAGCTACATCCCTGTTAGTGTTCTAACCAAGGAAGAAAACACTTTGTTAAGGAAGTGACATGGATTTTATAAAAGTTTAATCACCATGACCAATTGAACGCAGTGATTTGAATTGTGTCCTGTATGCTAAGCTACTGGAACATCTAGGTCGTCTTCTAAAGGTGACGAGGGGCCACAAAATTATGGATGATTTAACTGAAATCAGGATGAGAAATCACTAGGCCTTTGAATACCACTGCTGGAAATTTGAGTGAGTGAAATTAGTTACTAAATGCCCATGATATAGCATGTATGAGCCAACCAGCCAGATTGGAGCATCAATGTGTAACATCAAGTAGGTTAgacagggaaacccagtggatgtggtctatctagacttccaaaaggcctttgataaggtgccacatgggaggctgctgagcaaggtgagggcccatggtgtgtgttcgaggtgagctactggtatggattgaggattggctgtctgacagaaggcagagagagttGGGCTAAAAGGTTCTTTTTAGGAATGGCACCAGTAACAAGCGgtatcccgcagggttcagtgttggggccgcagctgttcacgttatatattaatgatctggatgaagggactgggggcattctagtgaagtttgccaatgatacgaagttaggtggacaggcaggtagtactgaggaagtggggaggctgcagaaggatctagacagtttgggagagtggtccaggaaatggctgatggaattcaacgtgagcaaatgcgaggtcttgcactttggcaaaaagaataaaagcatagactactttctaataggtgagaaaattcgtaaagccaaagtacaaagggctctgggagtgctagttgaggattccctataagtaaacatgcaggttgagaccgtgattaagaaagcgaatgcaatgttgtcacttatctcaagagggttggaatataaaagctctggttaggccccatttggagtactgtgtccagttttgatccccacacctcaggaaggacatattggcactggaacgtgagcagcggagattcacacggatgacccctggaatggttggtctaacatacgacgaacggctgaggatcctaggattgtattcattggagtttagaagattaaggggagacttaatagaaacttacaagataatacatggcttggaaagggtggacgctaggaaattgtttccgttaagcgaggagactaggacccgtggacacagccttaaaattagagggggtcaattcagaacagaaatgcggagacatttcttcagccagtgagtggtgggcctgtggaattcattgccgcagggagcagtggaggccgggacgctaaatgtcttcaaggcagagattgataattccttgagacatcaagaatctaagggctacggggagaatgtgggtaagtggagttgaaatgcccatcagccacgattgaatggcagagtggactcgatgggccgaatggccttccttccacacctatgtcttatggtcttatcaatgAGAAATCACTTTATACCAAAGTCACCAAGCATAACTAAGTCCACCTTCCTTTTGCTAGCCGAACTGGGCCTTTTAGCTCCACATGTGAAACCTCCAACAATATTTCAAGGAACTCTGGCTGCCTTTGAGTAATGTTTAACAGTGAGCTGAACAGTCTAAAAGGTTTCAATAACTCCCAAATAATCTATAAATTTCATAGGTCTTGCTGAATAACAAGGTGAAAAATAGAAAAGGGCACATAACCCCTTCAGCCTGGTCTGCTatgcaataagatcatagctcctacatcaactccactttctgccCTACTTCCATTTCCATATGTACATTCACCACTAGTTAGTACGTAACCACAGCAAGGTCAAAATGCCCATTAAGATTAATGGGAAAAACTTACCAGCATCTTTACACAAATACGACTGCAATCTTCAATAAGATTAAAGGTCGATTAGATCACTTACCTGTATGCCCAGCCAACTCACGACTCACACGAACATTTCCTTCACGAGTTTTCAGATTATAAATGGAACAGATGTTGTCCAAACCACCACAAGCAACGTAGTTACCAGATGGAGCATATGCACAGGTCATGACCCAGGAAGACCGGAGAGGAATGGCATGAACCTACAGCTCAGTCACAAACAATAAGATACAACTTGAAGGATACAACTTACTAACAATGTATGTTATTAAGAACTTTTTTCCTCACCAAATCAGTTGTAAAAGTTCACAAGATTATAAATTTCCTTTGCTTTACAAAGCCAATTTTGTTAGTTTACATCAACGTTTCTACTAGGTTGGCTTGTCAGAGGTTTGTTCCCCCAGAgtgggcacaggttcaaggtgtgaggagCAATGTTTATGggagaagtgggaatgtttagGGAAatgtttcatacagagggtgatgggtgcctggaagACACTGCCAGTGGAGGAAGCAGGTATGTCAGCCACATTTAAGGCATATTTTTATAGGTACATGAATGAGGCGGGGCGGGGAGGGGGGAGTCAGAACACATGCATGGGCAATAGTTAGGAGGTCTACATACGGAGCAggaatcagtgcaggcttggtgagctgaatggcctgttcctgtgctttattgttctttgttctctttgataTTTAAAAGCAAAAGAGTCTAATACAAGCATCAAATCAGCTTGAATCCATGCCCAGAGCATAAAGCTGGTCCCTGCATTacttgtccagtgacattaccactacgccATCACCTCAAAATATTGCTGAAGTGCAAACAAGTATTCCATTCCTTCAGCTGCTACTTGGCCAAAAATCAAAATACGTGCAAAAATATATTTGGTGCGGTACCACTTTCAAGTGAAATATTTCCAATTTACCAGATAAAACATTGCTAAAGAGCTTAAATAAGGAAATGCTCAAATGTGAAAACACTCATCACCAGTGGGATGTAATCCAACTTTAATCCTCAATACCAGTGAAATTATACAAATAAATATCccttctggaaaaactcagaactgcagatgctagaaatcagaaactaCTGGAAAAACATTCTTTTGAATAGTTCATTGGACCTGACATGTTAACTCTGGTCTCTCTCCACGGAagttgccagacctcctgagtttttccaacaatttctgttcttgtcccTTCTGGAGAATCTAGTTTTTCTTTCACAACTCAAAATAGGTTCTCCCCACATCAGTAATACCAAATTTACACTCAAGCCTGACCAAACATGAAGATGACAATTCTCCTGAAGCCAACACTGAAGCTGTCAAAACAGTATTAAGACACCAGATGTACATCAGAACTGGGAGTAGATGGCTGCTCAGTCCCGTGTGTCTGCTATTGTTATCTTGACTAATCTGACAGTGGCCTCGATTCTACTTCCCTATCTCTCGTCTATACCTTATATACCTaaaatcttaaaaatatttagGGACCAGTGTCAGCTGCTCTCTGGAAGaagaattacaaaaaaaaaccctttggggaaaaaaatcctCATGTTTTAAATGTAAgagccattattttaaaactgtactCCCTAGCGCTAGTCTCTTCTGTAAGTGGAAGCTTCTCTATAGTTTCCATTGAATCTGCAGTTACGTGAAACATGGAGCAAACAAGCAAGCAAATTTGTAATTTAAGAATGCTGCGATAGTATTACTTTGCATCATgaaaatatacacacacaaaaaaagataAAGCCTGCCAATGCACCAATAATTCACAATGAATTTGAGTGTACTCAGTTCTTAAGACTGATTAAATTAAATCGATTTACTTAattacatattagattagattagattacacagtgtggaaacagaccctttggcccaacaagtccacaccatcccactgaagcgcaacccac is a genomic window of Hemiscyllium ocellatum isolate sHemOce1 chromosome 37, sHemOce1.pat.X.cur, whole genome shotgun sequence containing:
- the LOC132833794 gene encoding guanine nucleotide-binding protein G(I)/G(S)/G(T) subunit beta-1, whose product is MSELDQLRQEAEQLKNQIRDARKACADATLAQITANIDPVGRIQMRTRRTLRGHLAKIYAMHWGTDSRLLVSASQDGKLIIWDSYTTNKVHAIPLRSSWVMTCAYAPSGNYVACGGLDNICSIYNLKTREGNVRVSRELAGHTGYLSCCRFLDDNQIVTSSGDTTCALWDIETGQQTTTFTGHTGDVMSLSLGPDTRLFVSGACDASGKLWDIRDGMCRQTFTGHESDINAICFFPNGNAFATGSDDATCRLFDVRADQELMVYSHDNIICGITSVAFSKSGRLLLAGYDDFNCNVWDTLKADRAGVLAGHDNRVSCLGVTDDGMAVATGSWDSFLKIWN